The window CTCATCAAACACTGAAAAATGATTaagttattgataaaataattgtattatcaataaattaatcatttttcattttttagttaattaaaatagttcatTTAACTAATGAAcctaagtaatttaaattataaaacaatacagataagataacaaaatataaataaaagtaatgattaaaaataatacgaataaaaaatgagtatacatgagttttatttatttttgaaagtaacaCCTTAAACTGAAAGCGTCAATCATTTCGTCGTTaataatctaattataaaaaaataatataattaataatcgCGTTCGattttttaagcttaaaaaCCCAGCCGCTGAGATTGCTCGTTCGGACTCCACACGTGTTGGCCGTATAGATAGTATATAATCATATGCTTTTTGGAGGTGATTACCTTTTGTGGCACCACtttcaaataatgaaattttttttttgatttttagaagTTATACTTTCTACCCTTatagttctaatttttttttcaaagttctaGAGTTCTTAAACTATTTCAACTTACGTTTCTTTATCAGATCTATAATTCTAACTGAATTTGTTACTATGAAAACGATTACCATTTTGAATAactgtaaaaaagtttatttatttaataaaccttcCGTATTTTGAAAACTTCATTAATTTAAACCGTAGTTGAAGAACTTTTGAAAATCACGCATACATTTCATCGCATAAGATTTATtgggttttatttaatttttttttgttgttgtgaaaatttaactttcaatttttcttagttaaaatgttttattgctgtcattttttaaaattaaaactataaatcttttttgctatttatGCTTCATAATTAAActgataatattatttatataatttttaaatgttttgttttattactaaTTGCTAATTGaagcttttattaataaatttttataatataaaaaaaaagctgattgAACCCGCTAATTCTCATACGACggtttgaaattaaaatgaagtCAAAAATTGGAAATAACTAGCTAATTAAAAAGATGCAAAGAGAATAAACAACTATGTAAGAAAAATTTTACCAAAGACTATATTTACTAGACACTTTATGATGTACAAATAAGTTGTACATCAAAAAGTGTCTAGTAAATATAGTCTTTGTAAGTTAATAGCTTAATCccaatttatcttttttttttttattacattccCGATATCTCTGGAAAATTTTGCGAAAAATCCCGGGATTACGGGATCAACAATTTATACGGGATCCCGGTATCCCGGGATTGCCATCCCTAGTTGGTGTAACAGAGGAGATATGTGTAATTGTGCATCCAGTTACGGGCGGTACTTGGTATTGTCACTTATGTCAAGCAACATTTAACACCGGTAAAAATCACTGTTGCCACCTTGCCAAAACTCATCGGGGTGTTAAGGTTTTCTACAAGTGCAGTGCATGCCCGTTTGCCAGTGATAACTCGCGAAGTGTCGGTTACTGTAACTCGCGAAGTGGCGGTTACTGTAACTCGCGAAGTGGCGGTACTGTACGAGGAAGAAGGATGACGCTGAAAAACCGTTCACCTGTCTGAAGTGCGACTTCAAGTTGGACTCTTTCTCAGGACTACAAGTGCATAGGCACCTTGTTGAATGAAAAGAGTCGCTGCGGGAGAAAACGACGTTTCTCTGGACGAATAGGGAGCTGAGGAAACCGGTTGAGAAGGAAGTTTCTCTGCCATCTGCAAGATCTGTGAACTTAGCTCTCTTTGAAGATCAAGGAAACACACGAACTTCGCGAGTCAAAATATTCGGCTGGGTGCaagttacaaaattattttggagaAAGTGCGGCTGCACAATGCACGAACCGGGGGTTAGAGTACTCTGAGGCCGGAGAGGAGGTTGTTATCGAAGAGCGAAATGACTGGGATTAGAAATTGCCTCTGTCCCAATTACGATTGACAACGTCCTGATTGACATTTTTATTGACAAGGAAGTCAAAATTTACATCTCGATTGACAAGAATTTTGTCGATGTACCGGATATACCGCCTGATATTGAAGTGGGAGTGGACTTGGGAAGACAGAATGCTAAGAATTATCTGATTTCACTGTGTCAAGTTGACCTCACAATCGAAACCGGAAGGTCAATCCTTGCATCCTGCAGGGAAGAAACCAACTGGGAAGTAGCTAAAAAGGCAGTTTTTAATAGATCGAGTACTGACAGTCCGTTATAGACAATCGAGGAAGGTGCAGTTTCGTGACTTTTATGAGGGTTTCAAAGTCAACAGAAACCTTCCAGTTTGAAGGGAATATAACTTCCTTGAAGGAAGCTATAGGGAATAGAAGAAGGAGACTGTTGACAGTATACTCGACGAAATGATCGCGAACGCACCAGAAAAAGAAATTAGACCTGTGATGGAGAAAATACAACAGATGTACGTTGATAAGCTGGAGGTGGTATCTTGCCTTGATACTACTCCGATAAGACCAACAGACGAGGTGCTCGGTCTGGAGGCATGTGGCCGCATCATGACCAGAAGGGTAAAGGATGCATTCATGGCAAGCAAAAAGGGCACAGCTACTGGTTGGCTTGTTACTACGGGACGTGAATAATGCGAGTCCACTCTTATTGTGTAAAATCTTTAACATGTGATCCTTTAAACATTGCGTTTTGTATGATGACTTCTTTTCAGTATTATCAACCAAACGAACTCAATTATTTAGGTCATAAGAGTTTATATttagacaataaaaaatttgtaaaaaactttaatattactTGACAATTATCATTATAACTGACAATTTACAGTAGAGATATAATTGATtcctcataataaaaaaaatttaaatgttaaactatgtgttaatttattgttaaattaacacatagtttaacatttttatgttaaaatcgCTGAAACAAAATTAATGCTGCTATCCcttatattacttttaacaaaataaagtaaatcagaaatttatacaaaaaatgtgtaaaaaaaaatgattaaaagattataaatagTCATAgagaattttatacaaaaaatgtgttaaaaaaatgattaaaaactataattgtaaaaatataaagtcataggtacaaacttttaaatatttacttttctaGTTATAAATTTCGCTGTTAATGCAAAatcgataaatttaaaaaagtagaacagTGCAACTgtacttagtattatttatttagatccTCCCAAACGTTTGCCAAAATCGATATTTTAACGGCATCATCTTCATCAATATCTTGAGATTTTGTGAGAACATCTACAGCATCCAATATTTTATTCTTGCTAGCAATAAGGGGATGAGCGACTTGATTTCCCCCAACAtcatctttaaactttttcataaaatgttcCATCTCCTTCCAGTCTCCCCCTAGCGCTTCTCTAAACTCTTCAAACAAAGCTACCTTtttagaattttcttttttatcgaACTCAGTGATTTCAGGTAATTTTTTAAGATGACAGTCAATCTCACTTagccaaaatgtttttttatttctttttttttcagagaatATTTTCCAATACATTTGAGTTGGTACAACATTTATTACTTGTCTAATTAGTAACTTTGCTTGATCTTCTTCTGTAATTTTGAGATGGTCATTGAGTTTGGCAACTACACCTTCTAAgtgattaattttaatatcagCTTGCTTTTTATCTTCCTTAACTTTCTCAATTTCATTTGCTTGTTCAGATATTTTGTTCGACATTTTAACTTGCAACTCCTCTgctttttctttgtaattaacCAATTCGTGATGCAGATCATTCATAGTCTTCTTAATTTCATTGATTTCACTTTCTAAATGTGAATTGACCATGTTTAGATTATTTATGACTTCCAGCAGTTTTACgaaaatactttttgattttgaagCACAATCTATTATTATTGGAGCACAATCTTGTActcttttatttaagttttctatTACATCTTTTAGATCTTCCACAGATGTCATGGATTTTGCTTTTTCTAATTCTTCAAtgaaaaaactcattaaattgTTTCCATTATTTTCAACAACGTCCAGACTTTCAATGCATGATTCAcaatctgttttattcataCCAACCGtccattgaaaatttattgaaaatacatTTGATCGATCATTTGAAATACCTGGATCTACTGATTGTTGAAGTAAAGAACTTGGGTGTTTGTTACGAAATGATCTTCTACTTTTCATCTTATtattctaaaaagttaaaaaacagcaacaattgtgaaaatttttaattgaag is drawn from Hydra vulgaris chromosome 07, alternate assembly HydraT2T_AEP and contains these coding sequences:
- the LOC136082433 gene encoding uncharacterized protein LOC136082433 translates to MNNKMKSRRSFRNKHPSSLLQQSVDPGISNDRSNVFSINFQWTVGMNKTDCESCIESLDVVENNGNNLMSFFIEELEKAKSMTSVEDLKDVIENLNKRVQDCAPIIIDCASKSKSIFVKLLEVINNLNMVNSHLESEINEIKKTMNDLHHELVNYKEKAEELQVKMSNKISEQANEIEKVKEDKKQADIKINHLEGVVAKLNDHLKITEEDQAKLLIRQVINVVPTQMYWKIFSEKKRNKKTFWLSEIDCHLKKLPEITEFDKKENSKKVALFEEFREALGGDWKEMEHFMKKFKDDVGGNQVAHPLIASKNKILDAVDVLTKSQDIDEDDAVKISILANVWEDLNK